The following are encoded in a window of Pseudomonadota bacterium genomic DNA:
- the phbB gene encoding acetoacetyl-CoA reductase: protein MKHRVALVTGGTRGIGKSIAIDLKKAGCKVAASYFGNEDAAKAFQKETGIHVFRFDVADFEQCQQGVRHIENEVGPIDILVNNAGITRDGFMHKMGEESWDAVLDTNLKSCFNMARAVIESMRTKGFGRIINISSINGQTGQMGQTNYAAAKAGVFGFTKSLARECANKGITVNAVAPGYINTDMVAAVHADVLKGIVAKIPVGRLGEAKEIARAVCFLADDEAGFITGETLSVNGGQHME, encoded by the coding sequence ATGAAACATCGCGTCGCACTTGTTACCGGCGGCACACGCGGCATCGGCAAATCCATCGCCATCGACCTTAAAAAAGCAGGCTGCAAAGTCGCCGCCAGCTATTTCGGTAACGAAGACGCCGCCAAGGCCTTCCAGAAAGAAACCGGCATCCATGTCTTCCGCTTCGATGTCGCGGATTTCGAGCAATGCCAGCAAGGCGTGCGCCATATCGAAAACGAGGTCGGCCCGATCGATATCCTCGTCAACAACGCGGGCATCACGCGCGATGGTTTCATGCATAAAATGGGCGAAGAAAGCTGGGATGCCGTGCTCGATACCAACCTCAAATCCTGCTTCAACATGGCCCGCGCCGTGATCGAAAGCATGCGCACCAAGGGCTTTGGCCGCATCATCAACATCAGCTCCATCAACGGCCAGACCGGGCAGATGGGCCAAACCAACTACGCCGCCGCCAAAGCGGGCGTGTTCGGTTTCACCAAATCCCTCGCCCGTGAATGCGCCAATAAGGGCATCACCGTCAACGCCGTCGCGCCGGGCTACATCAACACCGACATGGTCGCCGCCGTGCATGCGGATGTGCTGAAAGGCATCGTCGCCAAAATTCCCGTCGGCCGCCTCGGCGAAGCCAAGGAAATCGCCCGCGCCGTCTGCTTTCTGGCCGATGACGAAGCCGGTTTCATCACCGGCGAAACCCTCTCGGTCAATGGCGGCCAGCACATGGAGTAG
- a CDS encoding acetyl-CoA C-acetyltransferase, producing the protein MTNPTDIVIVDAARTAVGSFNGAFSSLSAAQLGTEVVKALIARNKLSASDVNELILGQVLTASTGQNPARQTLIHAGIDKTATAMTINQVCGSGLRAVAEGMKSIQSGDSSIVIAGGQESMTQAPHAMQLRAGVKMGNGTMIDTMITDGLWDAFNNYHMGITAENVAAQFEITRADQDAFAAASQQKAAKAQAEGKFVEEIVPVTIKGKKGDTVVDADEFIRPDTTLESLAKLRPAFKPDGTVTAGSSSGINDGAAAVLLMSRAEADKRGLKPLATIKSWATVGVDPAIMGSGPIPASKKALEKAGWTVADLDLIEANEAFAAQALCVTRGLGFDAAKVNVNGGAIAIGHPVGASGARILTSLLYEMKRRDAKKGLATLCIGGGMGIAMCVER; encoded by the coding sequence ATGACCAACCCAACCGATATCGTCATCGTCGATGCTGCCCGCACCGCGGTCGGTAGTTTTAACGGCGCGTTCAGCAGCCTCAGCGCCGCACAGCTGGGCACCGAGGTGGTCAAAGCCCTCATCGCCCGCAACAAGCTTTCCGCCAGCGACGTCAACGAGCTGATCCTCGGCCAGGTGCTCACCGCCAGCACCGGCCAGAACCCGGCCCGCCAAACCCTCATCCACGCCGGTATCGATAAAACCGCAACCGCGATGACCATCAACCAGGTCTGCGGCTCCGGCCTGCGCGCGGTGGCGGAAGGGATGAAATCCATCCAGTCCGGCGACAGCAGCATCGTCATCGCCGGTGGGCAGGAATCCATGACCCAGGCACCGCACGCCATGCAGCTGCGCGCGGGCGTCAAAATGGGCAACGGTACCATGATCGACACCATGATCACTGACGGGCTGTGGGATGCGTTCAACAACTACCATATGGGCATCACCGCCGAGAACGTCGCCGCACAGTTCGAGATCACCCGCGCCGATCAGGATGCCTTCGCTGCCGCCAGCCAGCAAAAAGCCGCCAAAGCGCAGGCCGAAGGCAAGTTCGTGGAGGAAATCGTGCCCGTCACCATCAAGGGCAAAAAAGGCGACACCGTGGTGGATGCGGATGAGTTCATCCGCCCGGACACCACGCTGGAATCCCTCGCCAAACTGCGCCCGGCCTTCAAACCGGATGGCACCGTCACCGCGGGCAGCTCCTCGGGCATTAACGACGGCGCCGCCGCCGTGCTGCTGATGAGCCGCGCCGAAGCCGACAAGCGTGGCCTGAAGCCGCTGGCCACCATCAAATCCTGGGCGACCGTAGGTGTTGACCCGGCCATCATGGGCAGCGGCCCCATCCCCGCCAGTAAAAAAGCACTCGAAAAAGCGGGCTGGACCGTCGCCGATCTCGACCTCATCGAGGCTAACGAAGCCTTTGCCGCGCAGGCCCTGTGCGTCACTCGTGGCCTCGGGTTCGATGCCGCGAAAGTCAACGTCAACGGCGGCGCCATCGCCATCGGCCACCCGGTCGGCGCATCCGGCGCCCGCATCCTCACCTCGCTGCTCTATGAAATGAAGCGCCGCGACGCCAAGAAAGGCCTCGCCACCTTATGCATCGGCGGCGGCATGGGCATCGCCATGTGCGTGGAGCGCTAG
- a CDS encoding alpha/beta fold hydrolase codes for MMRMPDALPMHLMLAMMQSGLLPNASMPWSNPLHAFMPDWMRPKTPLEQGVEQMQTLWQNASDQWSSLSEQLLKSPFPQPQKPSPQPKQKSDQPPNSADFLTDFFNPDFLSSLSTQAYNHSTGFLQGMQAYLASDYERPEKSYDVLWERGSARLLDLAPDMLDGVAVLCIPSLINRSTILDLYPGASFVDYLKARGFRPLILDWGTPDADEQEFTTADYISFYALDALSALRENHNGPIAVLGYCMGGIFATAVAQLAAREVDALILLATPWDFSAPDTPTVLLAAPTQAMLRQWIGSQSPVQPLVTQTVFHLIDPWRVQEKFSRYPHLSDAEKQHFLAVEQWVNDGVPLAQKVAEECFVDWPHGNILANHQWKIGRRWIEPASITCPTLAVIPTRDLIVPKGCALPLTQALTRCDVLMPETGHVSMVVGKNAKKLMWEPVAEWLEEKF; via the coding sequence ATGATGCGCATGCCCGACGCCCTGCCGATGCACCTGATGCTGGCGATGATGCAATCCGGTCTCTTACCAAACGCCTCCATGCCGTGGAGCAATCCCTTACACGCCTTCATGCCCGATTGGATGCGGCCGAAAACCCCGCTCGAACAAGGCGTGGAGCAGATGCAAACCCTGTGGCAAAACGCCAGCGACCAGTGGAGCAGCCTCAGCGAGCAACTGCTAAAAAGCCCGTTCCCCCAGCCGCAAAAACCAAGCCCGCAGCCAAAGCAAAAAAGCGACCAGCCACCAAACAGCGCTGATTTCCTCACGGATTTCTTCAACCCCGATTTTCTGAGCAGCCTTTCCACGCAGGCCTACAACCACAGCACCGGTTTCCTGCAAGGCATGCAGGCCTATCTCGCCAGCGACTACGAGCGCCCCGAAAAATCCTACGACGTGCTATGGGAACGCGGCAGCGCCCGCCTGCTCGACCTCGCGCCGGACATGCTCGATGGTGTCGCCGTGCTCTGCATCCCCTCGCTCATCAACCGCTCGACCATCCTCGATCTGTATCCCGGCGCAAGCTTTGTCGATTACCTGAAAGCCCGCGGCTTCCGCCCCCTCATCCTCGATTGGGGCACGCCCGATGCGGATGAGCAGGAATTCACCACCGCCGATTACATCAGTTTCTACGCGCTCGATGCCCTCAGCGCGCTGCGTGAAAACCATAACGGCCCCATCGCCGTGCTGGGGTATTGCATGGGCGGCATTTTCGCCACCGCCGTCGCCCAGCTCGCCGCCCGCGAGGTGGATGCGCTGATCCTGCTCGCCACCCCGTGGGATTTCTCTGCGCCAGACACCCCAACCGTCCTGCTCGCCGCGCCCACGCAAGCCATGCTGCGCCAGTGGATCGGAAGCCAAAGCCCCGTCCAGCCGCTCGTCACCCAAACCGTGTTTCACCTGATCGATCCCTGGCGCGTGCAGGAAAAATTCAGCCGCTACCCGCATTTATCGGATGCCGAGAAACAGCATTTCCTCGCGGTCGAGCAATGGGTGAACGATGGCGTGCCCCTCGCCCAGAAAGTCGCCGAAGAATGTTTTGTCGATTGGCCGCACGGCAACATTCTCGCCAACCATCAATGGAAAATCGGCCGCCGCTGGATCGAGCCGGCCAGCATCACCTGCCCCACCCTCGCCGTCATCCCCACGCGCGACCTCATCGTCCCCAAAGGCTGCGCCCTGCCCCTCACCCAAGCCCTCACCCGCTGCGATGTGCTCATGCCCGAAACCGGCCATGTCAGCATGGTCGTCGGCAAAAACGCAAAAAAACTGATGTGGGAACCGGTGGCAGAGTGGCTGGAGGAAAAGTTTTAG